ATCAGCGCCGGCATCGGCCGCGTCACCGGCCACGGCCTGGTGGACGGCATGCGCCTGCACTACCCGCGCAAGCTGGTGTATGCGCTGCTGGTGCTGATCTTCGTTGCCAACGTGATCAACCTGGCGGCCGACATCGGCGCCATGGGCGCGGCGCTGCAGCTGCTGATCGGCGGCCCGGCCCTGCTCTACGCTGCGCTGTTCGCCGTGCTGTCGCTGCTGCTGCAGGTGTTCATTCCGTTCACCCGCTACGCGCCGATCCTCAAGCTGCTCACCCTGAGCCTGTTCGCCTACGTAGTCACCGTGCTGGTGATCGACGTGCCCTGGCGCGCCGTGCTGAGGAGCATCGTGCTGCCGCCGATCCGCTGGGACGCCGCCTACGCCGTGGGTCTGGTCGCCCTGCTCGGCACCACCATCAGCCCTTATCTGTTCTGCTGGCAGGCCTCCGAGGAAGTGGAGGAGATCGAAACGAGCAAACAGCGCAAGCCACTGCAGGACGCGCCGCAACAGGCGCCAAGCGCGCTGCGCCGGATCGGCATCGACACCACGGTGGGGATGATCTTCTCCAACCTGATCGCGTTCTTCATCATCCTCACCGCCGCCGTGGTGCTGCACGCGCACGGCAAGACCGACATCCAGTCCTCGGCCCAGGCCGCCGAAGCGCTGCGTCCGCTGGCCGGCGAGCTGGCGTTCGCGCTGTTCGCCGCCGGCATCATCGGCACCGGCCTGCTCGCCGTGCCGGTGCTCGCCGGCGCCACCGCCTACGCCGCCGCCGGCGCGTTCGGCCAGCGCAGCGGGCTCGAACACAAGCCGCACGAGGCCAGGTTCTTCTACGGCGTGCTGATCGGCTCCGCCCTGCTCGGCATCGCGCTCAACCTCACCCCGCTCGACCCGATCAAGGCGCTGTACTGGAGTGCGGTGGTCAACGGCGTCGCCGCCGTGCCGCTGATGGTCGCGATGATGCTGATGGGCTCCAGCAACAAGGTCATGGGCGAATTCACCATGCCGTGGCCGCTGAAACTGTTCGGCTGGCTGGCCACGGCGGCAATGGCAGCGGCCGTGGCGGTGATGTTCGCCACCTGGGGAAACTAGACTCCGCCAGAGCAGTCGATCACTACTTGTACATATCGGCGGCAGTATCACGGCTGCCGGCGATGGACGGCCAAATGCGTGCCGACCTGCACCAGCCGGGCCGGGAAGCACAACCGGAAGTGTGTGCATCCATGCCGCTACGGCCCGGCGCAAGGCGGCATGCAGTCCCGCTACCCGCAGCGGCTTCACGGAACGGCTGGGCCGAACCATTCGGCGACACAACGGTCATTGGGTCGAGCGGCCCGCGAAAGCCTGCGTTCATGTCGGCCACGCGCAACCGCCCGCCCGTGGCGAAGCCATGGTTCTGTCCCACCCAAGGAAACTGCCCCGATGTGCGGAATTGTTGCTGCCGCGGCCCAGCGAGACGTCGCTCCGCTGCTGATTGCCGGCCTGAAGGCGCTCGAATACCGCGGCTACGACTCCTCCGGCGTGGCCGTGCTGGACGGCGGCGCGATCCATCGCGTGCGCGCCAAGGGCAAGGTACGCGAGATGGAGGCGCTGTACCTAGCCGACCCGCTGCCCGGCGGCACCGGCATCGCGCACACCCGCTGGGCCACCCACGGCGTGCCGAACGAGGCCAACGCACACCCGCACATCGCCGGGCGGGTGTCGATCGTGCACAACGGCATCATCGAGAACCACGCCCGCCTGCGCGCCGAGCTGGAGGCCGCCGGCCACGTGTTCACCTCCGACACCGACACCGAGGTGATGGCCGCGCTGATCGACCGCCACCTCGACCAGGGCCTGAGCCTGCGCGAGGCGGTGCTGGCCACCGTGCGCGAGCTGGAAGGCGCCTACGCCATCGCCGTGCTCAGCCGCGACGAGCCCGGCCGCGTGGTCGGCGCGCGCCGCGGCGCGCCGCTCTTGGTCGGCGTGGGCATCGGCGAGAACTTCCTCGGCTCCGACGCGCAGGCGCTGGTCCAGGTCACCCACAAGATGCTCTACCTGGACGAGGGCGACGTGGTGGAGATCACCCGCGACAGCGTGCAGGTGTTCGGCCTGGACGGCGCGCCGGTCGAGCGCGCGGTGCACGAGAGCGAGCTGTCCACCGACGCGGTGGAACGCGGCGAGTACCGCCACTACATGCAGAAGGAGATCTTCGAGCAGCCGCAGGCGGTGGCCAACACGCTGGAGGCGCGGCTGGGCCCGCACGGCGTGCTGCCGAACATCTTCGGCATCGACAGCGACGCGCTTCTGCAAGCCACCCGCGGCCTGCACATCGTCGCCTGCGGCACCAGCTACCACGCCGGCCTGGTCGCCAAGTACTGGATCGAGGAATACGCGCGGCTGCCGGTCAGCGTCGAGGTGGCCAGCGAATACCGCTACCGCGAGACGGTGGTGCCGGAGGGCACGCTGTTCGTGGCGATCTCGCAATCCGGCGAAACCGCCGACACCCTGGCGGCGATGCGCGAATCGCGCCGGCGCGGCTACCTCGGCACGCTGGCGATCTGCAACGTGCCCGAATCCTCGGCGGTGCGCGAGGCCGACCTCAAGCTGATGACCCGCGCCGGCCCCGAGATCGGCGTGGCCTCGACCAAGGCCTTCACTACCCAGCTGGCCGGCCTCGCCCTGCTGACGCTGGAGCTGGCCCGCCGCCACGGCCTCGATGCCGACCGCTACGCCGCGCTGTGCGCCGAGCTGCAGCACCTGCCACGGGCGATCGAGGAAACGCTGCAGATGGAGCCGGCGATCATTGCCCTGGCCGGCGAGTTCATCCACCGCCAGCATGCGCTGTTCCTCGGCCGCGGCGTGCAATACCCGGTGGCGATGGAAGGCGCGCTGAAGCTCAAGGAGATCTCCTACATCCACGCCGAGGCCTATGCCGCCGGCGAGCTCAAGCATGGCCCGCTGGCGCTGGTCGACGAGCACATGCCGGTGATCGCGGTGGCGCCGAACGGCCCGCTGCTGGACAAGCTGAAATCCAACCTGCAGGAAGTGCGCGCCCGCGGCGGCCAGCTGATCGTGTTCGCCGACGGCGCCGCCGGCATGGACGACATGGCCGGCACCGGCCGCATGCTGCGCGTGGCCTCCGGCGGCAACTTCATCGCCCCGGCCGTGTTCACCATCCCGCTGCAGCTGCTCGCCTACCACGTCGCCGTGCTGCGCGGCACCGACGTCGACCAGCCGCGCAACCTGGCGAAATCCGTGACGGTCGAGTAACTGCCGGGTCGTAGGAGCCCGCTGGCGGGCGAGGCCTTTCAAAAGCATCGCCCGCTGGGCAGGTCAATCACCGTGGAGCAGGCGCGCAGCGAGAGGCTGCGCCGGGATTCACACCCCGGAGGCCAGCGTCACCGGCTGCCGCGCGAGCTTCTGCTCCCACAGCAGCGCCGTGCGCACGATGAAATCCAGGTCGTCGTACTGCGGCCGCCAGTCGAGCCGCTGCTTGAGGCGGTCGCTGCGCGCCACCAGCATCGGCGTGTCGCCGGCACGACGCGGCTGCTCGATCACCGCCAACGGGTGGCCGCCGACGCGTTGCACGGCGTCGATGACCTCGCGCACGCTGTAGCCGTGGCCGTAGCCGCAGTTGAGGGTCAATGACTCGCCGCCATCGCGCAGGTGGTCGAGTGCCCGCAGGTGGGCTGCGGCCAGATCCTCGACGTGGATGTAGTCGCGGATACCGGTGCCGTCCGGCGTGTCGTAGTCGCTGCCGAAGATCGACACGCTGGCGCGCTTGCCTACCGCATGCTCGCAGGCCACCTTGATCAGCAGCGTCGAATGCAGCGTCGAATGCCCGATGCGGCCCTGCGGATCGCAGCCGGCCACGTTGAAGTAGCGCAGCGTGGCGTGCTGCATGCACCCGGTGGCGCAGATGTCGCGCAGCATGGTCTCGGACATCAGCTTGGACATGCCGTAGGGATTGATCGGCCGGGTCGGCGTGTCCTCGTCGGCCATGCCGCTTTCGGTGACGCCATAGACCGCGGCGGTGGAGGAAAAGATGAAGTGCCCCACGCCGGCTTCCGCGCAGCAGGCGAGCAGGCTTTGCGTGTTGCAGGTGTTGTTGCCGTAGTACTTGAGCGGATCGCTCAGCGATTCGGGCACCACCGTATGCGCGGCGAAATGCAGCACCGCATCGACGCGATGCCCGGCCAGCACGCGCGCGAGCAGCGCGCGGTCGCCGACATTGCCAACCACCAGTTCGGCGCCCCGCACCGCATCGCGGAATCCGGTGCTCAGGTTGTCCACGACGACCACGGGTTCGCCACGTGCGACCAGCTGCTGCACGACATGGCTGCCGATGTATCCGGCGCCGCCGGTGACGAGGACGCTGTGGTTCATGAGGGACTCCTTCATGGACGGCGAAGACGGCATGGCCACCTCACGACGCGGCGCCCACTGCCGGATGTGTCCCGCCGCGGCGAGCCATCGGGGCATCAGGAGCGACGGACGCAGGAGTTCCCCAAACGGGCCGCCAAGCGCGCGGCAGCTCCCGGACGACTTCGCCGCACGCAGTTCCCACCTCGGCAGCGGAAACAAACTCGCTCCACCTTCGTGCGCTCGACTTCACGATCAGGACAAACTGGCGTGAAAATTGAATTCACATTTGCATTCACATTTTCATTACTTGCGCAGATTGAATGCCCGTTTGGTCAATATTCACTGTCAGGCAATTCGTACGTACAATGATCCAAAGCCGCGTTACGGTCCCTGCCGCTGGCAGTTACCAATATCCCAAGGGCAACTAGACGAACTTTTTCACGACTGCAGGCATTGGATAATCAAAAGCAGACAACAGGCTTCTTTGCCTGACTATCGACCCCATTACCTTGGCCCGCGTCAGACAGCGGTTTTCGGCGCTTCCGGCGCAGGCCTTCGGTAAAACGGGACAGGAAGAACCCGCCCGCCATTTTCTTGCGTTCTAACCGACGTCGGCTGGCCTGGCTCCGGGAGCAAGTCGGCACTGTGTTCAAACGGATACTGATCGTCTGCACGGGCAATATCTGCCGCAGCCCCGTGGCCGAGTACCTGTTTCGACAGCGCATGGCAGGGCGCGACATCGAGTTCGCCAGTGCCGGGCTCGGCGCGCTCGTCGGCAGTCCCATGGACGCGACGGCCCTGCAATTGCTTGCCGAGAACGGTATCGACGGCAGCATGCACCGCGCGCACCAGCTGACACCCTCCACTCTGCGCGGCGCCGATTTGGTGCTGGGCATGGAAAAAGGCCATGTGGCGGCAATGGTACGGCTTGCACCCGAGGTTCACGGCAAGGTTTATCTGTTCGACAAATGGCTGCACGATAAAGATATTCCCGACCCTTATCGCCAACAACGGAAAGTATTCGAGCATGTTCACCAGATAATCACGCAGGGCATCAGTAGCTGGGAACCCTATCTGTGATTTCCGAACTTTCACGCCAGGGGTCGAACGCCCCGATGTGTCAGGTTCCGTGTGAGCATATCTTGCAGCCGATGTGCTCAGGCAGGTGGGCGAACACTACGTGCGCCAGGACGTGGGCCGCAATTCGGCGGAAGCGGCGAACAGCCCGAAGTTCGTTCGCGATCAGTTGCCCAACATGCGCTGCGACCTGGAGCGGGCCACAGCGGCGCTCAACCCCTGCCAGATCCGGACGCATCCGGTCGACATCAGCATGCAGACCCAGAGTCTGCTGGACCAGGAAGTGGCGATCGAGGCCAACATCCAGAAGCTGCGCCTGCAACAGGCGGACATGCAGCGCCAGGTCACTCCCGAACACCCGGCCTACAAGGCGCTGATCCAGCAGATCGGCCAGCTGGAAGGGCAGAAGGCCGGGATCGACAAGCGGGTGAACAACCTGCCCCCAGCAGCAGCTGAAGCTTACGCGCGACATGCAGGCGAGCAACGACACCCATACCGGCCGGCTCAACCAGGCCCGGCGGCTGGACATTGCCCGTGCGGGCACGGTCGGCAATGTGCGCATTATCCTTCGCTTGGCACGATACTGGCTTTCCCAGCCCCATCCATAGAACCGCCTGCCTTGCCACGAATGCTCAAGACCATGGAAAACGACGAGAACAAGCCGCGGATGTGGGGGGAAAACTCCAGAGGGTTCTGGCTTACCTTTTGTCTGGCGCTGAGCGCAATCGCCGGCTGGCTGATGTTCCAGCTGAACGTCCTGCGCTGACGCCGCGCGCTTCGGCGCCTGACCGTACGGATCGCCGCCCTGGCGACGCCACCCGGCCCGCCGGGCTCCTGCCCTCATCCCATTCGTGGCTCCTCACCGGTTCGCGGACGCCGGCGTGCACGATTCATGCACAGTCCACCTTGGCATAGTCGGCGCCATGTCAGTGCCAGCGCAGCGTGAACCTCCGTCGCGCCACGTACGCAGACCTTCTGCGAGTGGCCATGATGGTGCGTGAATGCAGGATTGCCAGGGGACCAAACGTTGGGATCTCCGTCGCCCGGCACGCAGCCGCCGTGTTCCAATGGCTGCGGTCCGTTTGCGTGCAACGTGTGCCTCCACGATTCCGCGGTCGCTGGCACCTTACCTGAACGCTGATCCACAAGCATGCTCGGTCGTGGCTGCAACTGCCGGATCGACGCGCGCATCAGCGCCGCGTCCCACCCAAGCATCCGAGGTGACCGTATGCGGAACATCCAGAACACCAAGCTCGCCATCGTGGGCCTGGGTTATGTCGGCCTGCCGCTCGCCGTGGAATTCGGCAAGCACTACGACACCGTCGGCTTCGACATCAACCAGGCCCGCATCGACGAGCTGGTTTCCGGCCACGACAAGACGCTGGAAGTCGATGCGGCGGAACTGGCCGCAGCCAGGCAGCTGCGCTTCACTGCCGAGCTGGATGATCTGCGCGACCGCAACACCTACATCGTCACCGTGCCCACGCCGATCGACCTCGCCAAGCGCCCGGACCTGACACCGCTGATCAAGGCCAGCGAAACCCTGGCCAAGGTGCTCAAGCCCGGCGACGTGGTGGTGTACGAATCAACCGTGTATCCCGGCTGCACGGAAGAGGTGTGCGTGCCGATCCTGGAGAAAGGCTCGGGCCTGGTCTACAACCGCGATTTCTTCGCCGGCTACAGCCCCGAACGCATCAACCCCGGCGACAAGCAGCATCGCGTCACCAGCATTCGCAAGGTCACCTCGGGCTCCACGCCTGAGACGGCCGATTTCGTCGATCGCCTGTACGGCTCGGTGATCACCGCCGGTACGTACCAGGCCAGTTCGCTGAAGGTGGCCGAAGCAGCCAAGGTGATCGAAAACACCCAGCGCGACCTGAACATCGCGCTGGTCAACGACCTGGCCATGCTGTTCAACAAGCTCGGCATCGACACCCTGGAGGTGCTGCAGGCGGCGGGCACCAAGTGGAACTTCCTGCCGTTCCGTCCGGGTCTGGTCGGCGGCCATTGCATCAGCGTGGACCCGTATTACCTCACCCACAAGGCGCAGGAGGTGGGCCACCATTCCGACGTGATCCTCGCCGGCCGCCGCACCAACGACGGCATGGGTCCGTACATCGCCGGCGAAGTGATCAAACTGATGGTGTGCAAGGGCATCAACCCGGTGCACGCGCGCGTGCTGATCCTTGGCCTGGCATTCAAGGAGAATTGCCCGGACCTGCGCAATACCCGGGTGGTCGACATCGTGCTGGCGCTGCGCGGCTACAACGCCCAGGTCGATGTCCACGACCCGTGGATCAACGCCGCCGAAGCGGAGCATGAGTACGCCATCACGCCCCTGACCCAACCACAAACCGGTAGTTACGACGCCGTGATCATCGCGGTTGGCCACCAGCAATTCGTCGGCATGGGCCCGGCCGGCATCCGCGCGTTCGGCAAGGCCGCCTCGGTGCTGTACGACGTGAAATGCCTGCTGCCGCGCGAAGCGGTCGACGGCCGCCTCTGAACGGGACTTCATGCCATGAAAGTACTGGTCACCGGCACCGCCGGCTTCATCGGCTCGCACGTCGCCTTGCAATTGCTCGAACGTGGCGACGAAGTCATCGGCCTCGACAACCTCAACGACTACTACGACGTCAACCTGAAGAAGGCGCGACTGGCGCGCTTCATCGCGCACCCCGGCTATGCGCACGTGCATGCCGATCTTGCCGACCGCGCGGCGGTGGAAAATGCCTTCGCCGCGCACAAGCCGCAGCGCGTGATCAACCTCGCGGCGCAGGCTGGCGTGCGCTATGCGGCCGAGAACCCGCACGCGTACGTGGCCAGCAACGTCACCGGTTTTCTGCACGTGCTGGAAGGTTGCCGTCGGCACGGGGTGGAGCACCTGGTGTTCGCCTCCACCAGTTCGGTGTATGGCGCCGACACCGCCATGCCGTTCTCGGAGCATCAGCCCACCGAACATCCGCTGACCCTCTACGCCGCCACCAAGAAGGCCAACGAGCAGATGGCGCACAGCTATGCGCACCTGTACGGCCTGCCGTGCACGGGCCTGCGCTTCTTCACGGTCTACGGGCCATGGGGACGCCCGGACATGGCGCTGTTCCTGTTCACCAGGGCGATCCTGGCCGGGGAGCCGATCAAGGTGTTCAACCATGGCCGGCACAAGCGCAGCTTCACCTACGTGGACGACATCGTCGAAGGCGTGATCCGCACGCTGGACACACTGCCGGCCAGGGACAGCCACTGGAACGGCAACGCACCCGACCCGGCCAGCAGCGGGGTCGCGCCGTACCGCCTGTACAACATCGGCAACGCGGAAACGGTGGAGCTGATGCGCTACATCGCGGTGCTGGAGCAGTGCCTGGGGCGCAAGGCGCAGATGGAGATGCTGCCCATGCAGGCCGGCGACGTTCCTGACACCGAGGCGGACGTGTCGGAACTGATCCGCGCGGTTGGCTACGCGCCGCAGGTGTCGATAGACACCGGCATCGCCAACTTCGTGAGCTGGTATCGCGACTACTACCGCGTGTAGTCGCTCCCTGCCGAGCGCGGGCCGGCGCATTGCCGATGCCGGGCAGTTTTGTGATTATCCGGGGCATCGAAAGAAATCACGCAAAGGACTGCCATGGCGCAATATCGGGTGAAACTCTCCGGACACCCCCTGCCCGGCCATACCACTGAAAGCATTGCCGAGGCGCTCAAGCAGCAGATGGGACTCGGCCCCGCCCAGGTGCGGGCGTTGTTGCCGCCAGCGAAGCGCGTGGTCAAGGCCGGGCTGGATGCGCAGGACGCGGAGCGCTGGCACCAGGTGCTGACCCGGGCGGGGTTGGCCGCCAGCAAGGAGACGCAAGCGGCCCCCGCGGCTGCTCCCGCCCAACCCGCCGACCCGCTGGAAAGCTTGCGACCATGCCTCGCCCAAGGATTCTCCAGGCGTCGGCCGAGCCCGCTCTACCGCATGCATCTGAGCGTGGTGACGATTTGCTGCGTGCTCATGCCGCTGCTCTATCTGGCTCTGGTGACCGGGCTGGGGTATGCCTTGTACTGGTATCTCGGCCACGCTCACCTGCTCATCGGCCGACGGGTGCACGGTATCTGGCCACTGCTCCTCGTCTATGGCGTACCCGGCGTGAGTGGCGGCATCCCGCTGCTGTTGCTGGCTCGCCCCATCCTGTCTGGAGGCAGCGGCAGGGACCGTTCCCTGACACTCGACCCGGCCGACGAGCCGCGCTTGACCGAAGCCGTCCAGGCACTCACTGGCGCCATCGGCATCCGCCCGCCGGTGGCGCTGAAAATGTCCAACCAGGTCAATGCCAGTGTGCACTTCGAAGGTGGCTGGCCCGGATTCTTCAGCGGCCGCAAGGTACTGACCATCGGCTTGCCGCTGGTGGCAGGGCTGACCAGCCAGCAGTTCCTCGGCGTGCTGGCCCACGAGTTCGGCCATTTCGCCCAGCGCTTCGGCATGCGCTGCAGCTTCCTGGTCAATCACGTCAATGCATGGCTGGACGCGCGTGCGCACCAGCCCGATCCCTGGGATGAACGCCTGCAGCGCTGGGCCGAGGAAAGCGGCGACACCGTGATCCGGATCGTGGTCTTCATCACCCAGCTCGGCATCAAGGCCTCGCGCCTGCTGTTGCACGGGCTGTTTCTGCTGAGCTTCCGCCTGTCGCGCTCGCTGTCGCGGCAGATGGAATTCGACGCCGACCGCTACGAGGTGATGCTTGCCGGCAGCGAGAACTTCCGCGAAACCGCACTGCGCCTGCGCGCGCTGAGCCAGGCCTTCGGCGAGATCGACGAACAGAACGCCCGCACCTGGCGCGAGCACAAGCTGCTGCGGAACATTCCGCAAGCCGCGGCCGCCCACGTCGCCACGTTCGACCCGCAAACCTGGGCAAGACTGAAACGCAGCCTCGGCTACGGCACCACGCGTTCCTGGGATACCCACCCGGCCGACCTGGAACGCATCCGCAGCGCGCAGGACCTGCAGGCGGCCGGCCTGTTCCACGACGACCGACCCGCAGCCATCCTGTTCGAGCGCTTCGCCGAGCACTGCGAAAACGCCACCCGTGCGTACTACCGACAACTGGGGGTCGACTACCAGACCGCCGAACTCTGCGACAGCCAGACCGTGACCGACATCCATTCGCAGCGCACCACCGCCGTGGACGACCTGCGCCGATGGAGTGGACGGCAGTGGCGCAGCCTCCCCTGGCTTCCGCTGCAACTGGCGTTGTCGGATGCACAGGCGCCGTTGTCCTGGCAGGCTTGCGTCGACGAACTGCGCCAGGATTCGCCCGCGATCGCACGGGACTGGGAGGCCGCGGAACAGGAGAACAAACGGCGCATGCGCCTGGCCTTCTCCGGCACGCTGGACCGGCATGACATACCGAGCCACCTGAATCGCGTGGAAGCCTTCGACGAAGAGCGTCATCTGCCCGAGTACCAGCGGATCGCCGAATGGAAAACCCCAGCGCGCCAGTCACTGATCCGCGTGGCGGGCCTCTACCGCCGCCGCATCGAACACGCCCTCGGCAGGGAGCGCGTGGCGACCGAGTTGGTGTTCGCCCTCAGCCCCTTGTACAACGATATCGAATGTCTGCAGGAAGCCTGGTTCGTGGCGAGCCGGTTTCCGGACAGCAAGGATCCCGCACAGCATGCCTGGCTGAGCCGCTTTCGCCACGATGCGGACGTGGCCTGCCAGGACTACGCCATGCGCCTGCTGCGCAAATGCGACGGCATCCCCCAGACGCTGCTCGAAGGTGGCAGCGTGGGTGGCTACCTGCGCAAGCGCTGCCCGCGCCTGGACCATCTATCCGCCAGCCCCAGGGACTTCGCCGGATCCGCCGGACTGCTGCTCGATGGGCTGAATTACGCCTACCAGGCGGCATTCGCGGAGCTGGCGCAGCGATGCGCGGAAGCGGAGCGATCGCAGGGATCGACGGGTAAGCCCGAGGCTGCGCCAAATACCGCAGCGGTCCGGCGCGTGGACCGTCTCCCCGGACACGCCCGGGGAGACGGTGCTGCAAGGCGACGACGGTCAGAAGCTGGCCGTCACTCGCGCGTACCAGAAGGCGCCGTTGAAGCCGAACGGCGAGGTGAGCGCGTACCTGACGCCGAGGAATTGCAGCGTGGCGTTCTGCTCCTTGCCGGGGTAGGTGTCGAAGACATTGTTGCCGCCGACGGCCACCGAGAAGGTGTCGTTGAACTTGTAGCGCGCCTCCAGGTCCACCAGCGTCTTGCCGCTGTAGTGGCTCACGTCGTCCGGCGGGTTGTTGCTGCCGAACAGGCCCACCGTGGTGCTCCAGCCGCCGTAGCGGTTGATCCGCGCGATAAAGTCGAACTGGCTCAGGCCGTAGTCGAAGCTCAGCACCGCGCGACTCTTCGGCACCTGGTGCTCGAGGTCGTACACGAAGTCGTTGTTGAGCGTGTTCGGCTTCACCTTGACCACGTCCTGCGTGTTGCGGTTGTAGCGGAAGTCGATGTTGAGCTTGCCGTTGCCCAGCTGGTGCCGCGTGTCGAGCACGAAGTCGATGCCATGGATGTCGGATCCGAACGCATTGCCGAAATAGCTGGCGTCGCTGCCGAGCAGCAGCTGCGCGTTCGGGTAGCCGCCGGCAGCGAGCTGGTCGACGGTGGACTGGGTCACGCTCTTGCTGACCAGGCCGATGCGGTCGCGGATCTTGATCCGGTAGTAGTCCAGGGAGGTCGTGACGCTGTCGGTCGGCGTCCACACCGCGCCGACAGACAGGCTCTTCGACGTTTCGGTCCGCAGCGGCGTCGAACCCAGCGCGCGCGCCACCGGGTTGTTCACCGGATAGGTGCCGCTGGGAACCAGGCCGCCCTGGGCGGTCGCCGTGGTGGTGACGTTGAGCGTGTTCGCCTGGCCGGGGGTCGGCGTGCGGAAGCCGGTGTTGAACGTGCCGCGCAGCGCGAACGTGTCGGTGAACGCGTAGCGGCTGGAAAGTTTATACACCACCTTGGAGCCGTAGCCGTTCGCATGCTCGTAGCGCACTGCCGCCGCGCCCGACCACTTGTCGGTGAGGTTCGTTTCGGCGTCGAAGTAGGCCGAGTCGCTGTTCTGCGTGAAGCGCCCTGCCGCATTGGCCGGAAAGCCCTGGAAGGCATCCGAGCCCACGCCGAACACCGAGGCGGTCGGCCCCACCTCGGTCGAGCCGGCGTCGCCCCGATGGATAATGTAGGTTTCCTGGCGCCACTGCGCGCCGAAGGCTAGCGTGAGCGGCGAGTCGTCGAACGAACGGACGAAATCCGCGCCGGCGCCCTGCTCGCGCTGGGTCAGCTTGCCGGGACGAAAGGTGGTGGGCGACAGGTTGCCCAGGCTCGGGTTGATCGAACCCTGCAGGCGGTAGTCGACCTCATTGCTGCCGTTGCGGTAATGCACGTCCCACTGCAGGTTGCCCTGGGCGCCGCCACGCACGCCGCCGACCACTTGGTGATCGGCGATGTCGGCGCCGAACAGCGGGCTGTAGCCGCCGGGGAACTGCGTGTAGATCGGATTGAGCAGCATCCAGCCGCTTGGGCTGGCGGCGTTGGCCGTCAGGTAGTTCGCCGGGTTGCCGCCACCGGCCACGATGTTGTCCACCAGCGACTGCGGCGCGTTGGCCGGCGTCAAGCTGCCGTTGGCGTAGCTGACCAGGGTGGAGCGGCCGGCGATGCCGTACTGCGGCGCCAGCACCGGGGTGCGGTAGAAGAAGCTGGACAGCACCTTCTTGTCCATGAAGTTGCCGTAGCCGTACAGCTGGATGTCGCTGGTCAGCGGCAGACCGGCGTTGACGAACAGCTTGTTCGTCTTCGTCTCGGGGTCGCCCCAGCGCTGACCCAGGCCGTTGTACGGCACCAAGTTAGCGCCCACCACCGCCGCCACCGCCGCCGCGCGCGCCTGCGGCACGCCGCGCGAAGTGGGGTCGGTGGTTTCGCGCTCGGCGCTCACGTGCACGAAGCCGTCGGTGCCGAGCCGGAACCCCGCATCGGCGTCGTAGCGCCGCAGCTCGCCGTCGCCCTTGCCGTACTTGCCCAGCTCCGCGCTGACCGTCACGCCCTTGGGCTCCTTCTTCAGGATCACGTTGACCACGCCGGCGATCGCGTCCGACCCGTACAGCACCGAGGCGCCGTCGCGCAGCACCTCCACGCGCTCGACCGCGTTGGACGGGAACACCGAGAAGTCGACCGCC
This genomic stretch from Rhodanobacter thiooxydans harbors:
- a CDS encoding NAD-dependent epimerase, giving the protein MKVLVTGTAGFIGSHVALQLLERGDEVIGLDNLNDYYDVNLKKARLARFIAHPGYAHVHADLADRAAVENAFAAHKPQRVINLAAQAGVRYAAENPHAYVASNVTGFLHVLEGCRRHGVEHLVFASTSSVYGADTAMPFSEHQPTEHPLTLYAATKKANEQMAHSYAHLYGLPCTGLRFFTVYGPWGRPDMALFLFTRAILAGEPIKVFNHGRHKRSFTYVDDIVEGVIRTLDTLPARDSHWNGNAPDPASSGVAPYRLYNIGNAETVELMRYIAVLEQCLGRKAQMEMLPMQAGDVPDTEADVSELIRAVGYAPQVSIDTGIANFVSWYRDYYRV
- a CDS encoding TonB-dependent receptor plug domain-containing protein, which translates into the protein MHNHAGLNVVLLRAVRAALAAAALVACAAQAQDPGASDSGQAAASQATTTQGRNNAAKAKSTTTLQEVVVTGTHRAGLSPTASLSPIDAFSGSQIANQPSADLTDTLTNIVPSLTTQRFPIADGTAFVRPVSLRNLSPDQTLVLVDGVRFHRSALVNLQIDPLGTFNQGAQAVDFSVFPSNAVERVEVLRDGASVLYGSDAIAGVVNVILKKEPKGVTVSAELGKYGKGDGELRRYDADAGFRLGTDGFVHVSAERETTDPTSRGVPQARAAAVAAVVGANLVPYNGLGQRWGDPETKTNKLFVNAGLPLTSDIQLYGYGNFMDKKVLSSFFYRTPVLAPQYGIAGRSTLVSYANGSLTPANAPQSLVDNIVAGGGNPANYLTANAASPSGWMLLNPIYTQFPGGYSPLFGADIADHQVVGGVRGGAQGNLQWDVHYRNGSNEVDYRLQGSINPSLGNLSPTTFRPGKLTQREQGAGADFVRSFDDSPLTLAFGAQWRQETYIIHRGDAGSTEVGPTASVFGVGSDAFQGFPANAAGRFTQNSDSAYFDAETNLTDKWSGAAAVRYEHANGYGSKVVYKLSSRYAFTDTFALRGTFNTGFRTPTPGQANTLNVTTTATAQGGLVPSGTYPVNNPVARALGSTPLRTETSKSLSVGAVWTPTDSVTTSLDYYRIKIRDRIGLVSKSVTQSTVDQLAAGGYPNAQLLLGSDASYFGNAFGSDIHGIDFVLDTRHQLGNGKLNIDFRYNRNTQDVVKVKPNTLNNDFVYDLEHQVPKSRAVLSFDYGLSQFDFIARINRYGGWSTTVGLFGSNNPPDDVSHYSGKTLVDLEARYKFNDTFSVAVGGNNVFDTYPGKEQNATLQFLGVRYALTSPFGFNGAFWYARVTASF